A region from the Prionailurus viverrinus isolate Anna chromosome E2, UM_Priviv_1.0, whole genome shotgun sequence genome encodes:
- the CE2H16orf86 gene encoding uncharacterized protein C16orf86 homolog, whose translation MADQCLVPHYEACQTLGEDKCPTVQVSEPELQEERLKLKEERLKPEVESLEERGPPRPMASIVRPSPGPKRKPVNLPGPSHQVHPKAEAEMPQGLPPQREEPEGSQTEPSPSAKQHKKAKKRKSLGAPVLPAVASTVSAPPETLGLERKAQRLRPLYQYINYCNPELNQAGEGDREAEVDVEPELELALVPEEAGVEQLQALLPVTGELGSGLTLPCPSTFVSPTHALAPLGEEVGEEPGCLPKLGISGCLKAEVDKSTQVDIDKMLSVCAAPLVPPLSPQYK comes from the exons ATGGCAGACCAGTGCCTGGTACCACACTATGAGGCTTGCCAGACCCTGGGTGAAGACAAGTGCCCAACAGTCCAAGTCTCAGAGCCAGAGCTCCAGGAGGAACGACTCAAGCTGAAGGAAGAGAGGCTCAAGCCAGAGGTGGAGTCACTAGAGGAGAGAGGCCCTCCCAGGCCTATGGCCTCCATTGTGAGGCCCAGTCCTGGTCCGAAGAGGAAGCCAGTCAA cctcccagggccTAGCCACCAAGTCCATCCCAAAGCTGAAGCTGAGATGCCACAGGGGCTGCCACCGCAGAGGGAGGAGCCAGAGGGTAGCCAGACTGAGCCCTCACCATCTGCCAAACAGCACAAAAAAGCCAAGAAGCGCAAGAGTCTGGGAGCTCCAGTGCTCCCAGCTGTGGCCAGCACAGTGTCTGCACCTCCAGAGACCTTGGGGCTGGAGC GAAAGGCCCAGCGCCTGCGGCCCCTGTACCAGTACATCAACTATTGTAATCCTGAGCTGAatcaggcaggggagggggacagggaggctgAGGTGGACGTGGAGCCTGAGTTGGAGTTGGCCCTGGTCCCCGAGGAGGCAGGTGTGGAGCAACTGCAGGCTTTGCTGCCCGTGACAGGTGAGCTGGGGTCAGGCCTCACTCTGCCCTGCCCCAGTACATTCGTGTCCCCCACCCATGCACTGGCTCCCCTGGGAGAGGAGGTTGGAGAAGAGCCAGGGTGTTTGCCCAAGTTGGGGATCAGTGGCTGCCTCAAGGCTGAGGTGGATAAGTCAACCCAGGTGGACATCGATAAGATGCTGAGTGTTTGTGCCGCCCCACTTGTACCTCCACTCTCTCCTCAGTACAAGTGA
- the ENKD1 gene encoding enkurin domain-containing protein 1, giving the protein MCEGPSRISGPIPPDPTLFPDYYRRPASAQGRLEGNALKLDLVTSDLDLDATPPRGPRIGPGARQILDRGRHGVGGVLLQFGGISLSPGASSKRKDPKDYEKENLKRIREIQKRFREQERSREQGQPRPLKALWRSPKYDKVESRVKAQLQEPSPASGTEPTHFLRAHSRCGPGIPPPRAPSPQLNPPGPNAKGPGLDVDFISHNARTAKRAPRRHSRSLQVLAQVLEQQRQAQEHYNTTQKGHIPHYLLQRRDLWRREAEARQHSQPDPAMPPGHTCMPENQRLETLSNLLQSQSQLLRELVLLPAGADSLRAQGHHAELDQKLVQVEEAIKIFSRPKVFVKMDV; this is encoded by the exons ATGTGCGAGGGCCCGTCCCGTATCTCGGGGCCAATCCCCCCAGACCCTACGCTCTTCCCTGACTACTACCGGCGGCCGGCCTCGG CCCAAGGGCGCCTTGAGGGAAACGCGCTGAAGCTGGACCTGGTCACTTCGGACCTCGACTTGGACGCCACCCCTCCGCGCGGTCCCCGCATAGGTCCTGGAGCCAGACAGATCCTGGACCGTGGCAGGCATGGCGTCGGAGGAGTGCTGCTGCAATTTGGGGGCATCTCCCTAAGCCCAGGGGCCTCTTCCAAGA GGAAGGACCCTAAAGACTATGAGAAGGAGAACCTGAAGCGGATCAGAGAGATCCAGAAGCGCTTCCGTGAGCAGGAGCGCAGCCGGGAGCAGGGCCAGCCCAGGCCCCTGAAGGCTCTGTGGCGTTCACCCAAATATGACAAGGTGGAGTCCCGGGTCAAGGCCCAGCTGCAG gagcccagcccagcctctggAACAGAGCCCACCCACTTCCTTCGGGCACACTCCCGCTGTGGCCCTGGGATCCCACCACCCCGTGCCCCCAGTCCTCAGCTAAACCCACCAGGCCCCAATGCTAAG GGGCCAGGCCTGGATGTGGACTTCATTAGCCACAATGCCCGCACTGCCAAGAGGGCCCCCCGGCGGCATTCCCGCTCCCTGCAGGTCCTGGCACAAGTGCTGGAGCAGCAACGGCAAGCCCAAGAGCACTACAACACCACGCAGAAGGGCCACATACCCCATTA CTTGTTGCAACGCAGGGATCTGTGGCGGCGGGAGGCTGAGGCCCGCCAGCATAGCCAGCCGGACCCTGCCATGCCCCCTGGTCACACTTGCATGCCTGAGAACCAGCGGCTGGAGACACTGAGCAATCTGCTCCAGA GCCAGAGCCAGTTGCTACGTGAGCTGGTGCTGCTGCCTGCTGGGGCAGACTCACTGAGGGCCCAGGGCCACCATGCTGAGCTGGACCAGAAGCTGGTGCAGGTAGAGGAGGCCATCAAGATCTTTTCCCGCCCCAAGGTCTTTGTGAAGATGGATGTCTGA
- the PARD6A gene encoding partitioning defective 6 homolog alpha isoform X1 yields the protein MARPQRTPARSPDNIVEVKSKFDAEFRRFALPRASVSGFQEFSRLLRAVHQIPGLDVLLGYTDAHGDLLPLTNDDSLHRALASGPPPLRLLVQKRAEADSSGLAFASNSLQRRKKGLLLRPVAPLRTRPPLLISLPQDFRQVSSVIDVDLLPETHRRVRLHKHGSDRPLGFYIRDGMSVRVAPQGLERVPGIFISRLVRGGLAESTGLLAVSDEILEVNGIEVAGKTLDQVTDMMVANSHNLIVTVKPANQHNNVVRGASGRLTGPPSAGPGPAEAESDDDSSDLVIENRQPPCSNGLSQGPPCWDLRQGPLLPSARSSLPSLDQEQASAGWGSSMRGDGSGFSL from the exons ATGGCCAGGCCGCAGAGGACTCCGGCGCGCAGTCCAGACAACATCGTCGAGGTGAAGAGCAAA tTTGATGCTGAGTTCCGACGCTTCGCGCTGCCCCGCGCTTCGGTGAGTGGCTTCCAAGAATTTTCGCGGTTGCTGCGTGCAGTGCACCAGATCCCGGGCCTGGACGTGCTGCTTGGCTATACAGATGCTCACGGCGACCTACTGCCCCTCACCAACGACGACAGCCTGCACCGGGCCCTGGCCAGCGGGCCCCCACCGCTGCGCCTGCTAGTACAGAAGCGGG CAGAAGCCGACTCCAGTGGCCTGGCCTTTGCCTCCAACTCTCTGCAACGGCGCAAGAAAGGGCTTCTACTTCGGCCAGTGGCACCCCTGCGCACCCGGCCACCCCTGCTAATTAGCCTGCCCCAAGATTTCCGCCAGGTTTCTTCAGTCATAGATGTGGACCTACTGCCTGAGACACACCGAAGGGTGCGGCTGCACAAGCATGGCTCTGACCGTCCCCTTGGTTTCTACATCCGAGATGGCATGAGTGTACGTGTAGCTCCCCAGGGCCTGGAACGGGTTCCAGGCATCTTCATCTCCCGCCTGGTACGAGGGGGCCTGGCTGAGAGTACAGGGCTGCTGGCAGTCAGTGATGAGATCCTCGAGGTCAATGGTATTGAGGTCGCTGGGAAGACCTTGGACCAAGTGACGGACATGATGGTCGCCAACAGCCACAACCTCATTGTCACTGTCAAGCCAGCCAATCAGCACAATAATGTGGTGCGTGGGGCTTCTGGTCGTCTGACAGGGCCTCCCTCTGCTGGGCCTGGGCCTGCTGAGGCCGAAAGTGACGATGACAGCAGTGATCTGGTCATTGAGAACCGCCAGCCTCCCTGTTCCAATGGGCTGTCTCAAGGGCCTCCATGCTGGGACCTGCGCCAGGGCCCCCTACTTCCCAGTGCCCgcagctctctgccctccctggatCAAGAGCAGGCCAGCGCTGGCTGGGGAAGTAGCATGAGAGGAGATGGTAGTGGCTTTAGCCTCTGA
- the PARD6A gene encoding partitioning defective 6 homolog alpha isoform X2, with protein sequence MARPQRTPARSPDNIVEVKSKFDAEFRRFALPRASVSGFQEFSRLLRAVHQIPGLDVLLGYTDAHGDLLPLTNDDSLHRALASGPPPLRLLVQKREADSSGLAFASNSLQRRKKGLLLRPVAPLRTRPPLLISLPQDFRQVSSVIDVDLLPETHRRVRLHKHGSDRPLGFYIRDGMSVRVAPQGLERVPGIFISRLVRGGLAESTGLLAVSDEILEVNGIEVAGKTLDQVTDMMVANSHNLIVTVKPANQHNNVVRGASGRLTGPPSAGPGPAEAESDDDSSDLVIENRQPPCSNGLSQGPPCWDLRQGPLLPSARSSLPSLDQEQASAGWGSSMRGDGSGFSL encoded by the exons ATGGCCAGGCCGCAGAGGACTCCGGCGCGCAGTCCAGACAACATCGTCGAGGTGAAGAGCAAA tTTGATGCTGAGTTCCGACGCTTCGCGCTGCCCCGCGCTTCGGTGAGTGGCTTCCAAGAATTTTCGCGGTTGCTGCGTGCAGTGCACCAGATCCCGGGCCTGGACGTGCTGCTTGGCTATACAGATGCTCACGGCGACCTACTGCCCCTCACCAACGACGACAGCCTGCACCGGGCCCTGGCCAGCGGGCCCCCACCGCTGCGCCTGCTAGTACAGAAGCGGG AAGCCGACTCCAGTGGCCTGGCCTTTGCCTCCAACTCTCTGCAACGGCGCAAGAAAGGGCTTCTACTTCGGCCAGTGGCACCCCTGCGCACCCGGCCACCCCTGCTAATTAGCCTGCCCCAAGATTTCCGCCAGGTTTCTTCAGTCATAGATGTGGACCTACTGCCTGAGACACACCGAAGGGTGCGGCTGCACAAGCATGGCTCTGACCGTCCCCTTGGTTTCTACATCCGAGATGGCATGAGTGTACGTGTAGCTCCCCAGGGCCTGGAACGGGTTCCAGGCATCTTCATCTCCCGCCTGGTACGAGGGGGCCTGGCTGAGAGTACAGGGCTGCTGGCAGTCAGTGATGAGATCCTCGAGGTCAATGGTATTGAGGTCGCTGGGAAGACCTTGGACCAAGTGACGGACATGATGGTCGCCAACAGCCACAACCTCATTGTCACTGTCAAGCCAGCCAATCAGCACAATAATGTGGTGCGTGGGGCTTCTGGTCGTCTGACAGGGCCTCCCTCTGCTGGGCCTGGGCCTGCTGAGGCCGAAAGTGACGATGACAGCAGTGATCTGGTCATTGAGAACCGCCAGCCTCCCTGTTCCAATGGGCTGTCTCAAGGGCCTCCATGCTGGGACCTGCGCCAGGGCCCCCTACTTCCCAGTGCCCgcagctctctgccctccctggatCAAGAGCAGGCCAGCGCTGGCTGGGGAAGTAGCATGAGAGGAGATGGTAGTGGCTTTAGCCTCTGA